One genomic window of Cupriavidus malaysiensis includes the following:
- a CDS encoding pyruvate, water dikinase regulatory protein, with amino-acid sequence MTEPEVPQATSPAEPTNGRPAVRTVFIVSDGTGITAETFSHSILAQFEMRFRKVRMPFVDTPDKAHIAVGKINEAFYAEGAPPIVFTTLVNPESNKALRRAKAMILDMFQTFIEPLEKELGIKSTHAIGRFHQNADTEAYKNRIEAINFSLAHDDGQSHKNLAEADVILVGVSRSGKTPTSLYLAMQYGLKAANYPLIPDDFERGRMPSALYPFKGKIFGLSIDPQRLTEIRNERRPGSKYAALENCRYEVNEAESMMRREGIKWLSSTHKSIEEIATTILQEIKVERDNGY; translated from the coding sequence ATGACCGAGCCTGAAGTGCCGCAAGCGACCTCGCCCGCCGAGCCTACCAACGGGCGTCCCGCCGTCCGCACCGTCTTCATCGTATCCGATGGCACCGGGATTACCGCGGAGACTTTCAGCCACTCGATCCTGGCCCAGTTCGAGATGCGCTTCCGCAAGGTGCGCATGCCCTTTGTCGACACGCCCGACAAGGCGCATATCGCCGTCGGCAAGATCAACGAGGCCTTCTATGCCGAGGGCGCCCCGCCGATCGTCTTCACCACGCTGGTCAATCCCGAGTCGAACAAGGCACTGCGCCGCGCCAAGGCCATGATCCTGGACATGTTCCAGACCTTCATCGAGCCGCTGGAGAAGGAACTCGGCATCAAGTCGACCCATGCGATCGGCCGCTTCCACCAGAATGCCGACACCGAGGCCTACAAGAACCGCATCGAGGCCATCAACTTCTCGCTGGCACACGATGACGGCCAGTCGCACAAGAACCTGGCCGAGGCCGACGTGATCCTGGTCGGCGTGTCGCGCAGCGGCAAGACTCCGACCAGCCTCTACCTCGCCATGCAGTACGGCCTGAAGGCAGCCAACTATCCACTGATCCCCGACGACTTCGAGCGCGGCCGCATGCCGTCGGCGCTCTATCCGTTCAAGGGCAAGATCTTCGGTCTCTCCATCGATCCGCAGCGCCTGACCGAGATCCGCAACGAGCGGCGTCCGGGCAGCAAGTATGCCGCGCTGGAGAACTGCCGCTATGAGGTCAATGAAGCCGAATCGATGATGCGTCGCGAAGGCATCAAATGGCTGTCCTCGACGCACAAATCGATCGAGGAGATCGCCACCACCATCCTGCAGGAAATCAAGGTGGAGCGGGACAACGGTTATTGA
- the ppsA gene encoding phosphoenolpyruvate synthase, which produces MTNQAKDGAYVLPFEQLRMADVEIVGGKNSSLGEMISQLAEAGVRVPGGFATTALAFRDFLAHNNLTERISERLKTLDVDDVKALAEAGAQIREWVASAPFQPRLEQEIREHYARVSAREGAEASFAVRSSATAEDLPDASFAGQQESYLNVSGIDDVLDKIKHVFASLYNDRAISYRVHKGFAHDVVALSAGVQRMVRSDLASSGVMFTIDTESGFQDVVFITSSYGLGETVVQGAVNPDEFYVFKPTLREGKYPIIRRSIGSKLIKMEFTAPGEAGRVKTVDVPIELRNRYSITDADVAELAQYALIIEKHYGRPMDIEWGKDGKDGKIYILQARPETVKSQAAGKVEQRFKLKGTAPVLTSGRAIGQKIGTGPVRVINDPSEMERVQPGDVLVADMTDPNWEPVMKRAAAIVTNRGGRTCHAAIIARELGVPAVVGCGDATDLLKDGTLVTVSCAEGDEGRIYDGLLETEVTEVQRGEMPAIDVKIMMNVGNPQLAFDFSQIPNNGVGLARLEFIINNNIGVHPKAILDYPQVDADLKKAVESVARGHASPRAFYVDKLAEGIATIGAAFYPKPVIVRLSDFKSNEYKKLIGGSRYEPDEENPMLGFRGASRYIAEDFAEAFEMECKAMKRVRDEMGLTNVEIMVPFVRTLGQAEKVIELLAKHGLKRGENGLRIIMMCEVPSNAILAEEFLQFFDGFSIGSNDLTQLTLGLDRDSGMELLAKDFDERDPAVRFMLSRAISTALRLDKYVGICGQGPSDHPDFAAWLAKEGIKSISLNPDSVVDTWQQLAS; this is translated from the coding sequence ATGACCAACCAGGCTAAAGACGGCGCCTACGTGCTGCCGTTCGAACAGTTGCGCATGGCTGACGTGGAAATCGTCGGCGGCAAGAATTCGTCGCTGGGCGAGATGATCTCCCAGCTGGCGGAAGCCGGCGTGCGCGTGCCCGGTGGCTTTGCCACCACGGCGCTGGCCTTCCGCGATTTCCTCGCCCACAACAACCTGACCGAGCGCATCTCCGAGCGTCTCAAGACGCTGGACGTCGACGACGTCAAGGCGCTCGCCGAGGCCGGCGCGCAGATCCGCGAATGGGTCGCCTCGGCCCCGTTCCAGCCCCGCCTCGAGCAGGAGATCCGCGAGCACTACGCCCGCGTGTCGGCACGCGAAGGTGCTGAAGCCTCCTTCGCCGTGCGTTCGTCGGCCACCGCCGAGGACCTGCCCGACGCTTCGTTCGCCGGCCAGCAGGAGTCCTACCTGAACGTCAGCGGTATCGACGACGTGCTCGACAAGATCAAGCACGTGTTCGCCTCGCTGTACAACGACCGCGCCATCTCCTACCGCGTGCACAAGGGCTTCGCCCACGACGTGGTGGCGCTGTCGGCCGGTGTGCAGCGCATGGTGCGCTCGGACCTGGCCTCCTCGGGTGTGATGTTCACCATCGACACGGAATCGGGCTTCCAGGACGTGGTCTTCATCACCTCCAGCTACGGCCTGGGCGAGACGGTGGTGCAGGGCGCCGTGAACCCGGACGAGTTCTACGTGTTCAAGCCCACGCTGCGCGAGGGCAAGTACCCGATCATCCGCCGCTCGATCGGCTCCAAGCTGATCAAGATGGAGTTCACCGCGCCCGGCGAAGCCGGCCGCGTGAAGACCGTGGACGTGCCCATCGAGCTGCGCAACCGCTACTCGATCACCGACGCCGACGTCGCCGAGCTGGCCCAGTACGCGCTGATCATCGAGAAGCACTACGGCCGCCCGATGGACATCGAGTGGGGCAAGGACGGCAAGGACGGCAAGATCTACATCCTGCAGGCCCGCCCCGAGACGGTGAAGAGCCAGGCCGCCGGCAAGGTGGAGCAGCGCTTCAAGCTCAAGGGTACCGCCCCGGTGCTGACCAGCGGCCGCGCCATCGGCCAGAAGATCGGTACCGGTCCGGTGCGTGTCATCAACGACCCGTCCGAGATGGAACGCGTGCAGCCCGGCGACGTGCTGGTGGCCGACATGACCGACCCGAACTGGGAGCCGGTGATGAAGCGTGCCGCCGCCATCGTGACCAACCGCGGCGGCCGTACCTGCCACGCGGCCATCATCGCGCGCGAGCTGGGCGTGCCGGCCGTGGTCGGTTGCGGTGACGCCACCGACTTGCTGAAGGACGGCACGCTGGTGACCGTGTCCTGCGCCGAAGGCGACGAAGGCCGCATCTACGACGGCCTGCTCGAGACCGAAGTGACCGAGGTCCAGCGCGGCGAGATGCCGGCGATCGACGTCAAGATCATGATGAACGTCGGCAACCCGCAGCTGGCCTTCGACTTCAGCCAGATCCCGAACAACGGCGTGGGCCTGGCCCGCCTCGAGTTCATCATCAACAACAACATCGGCGTGCACCCGAAGGCCATCCTCGACTACCCGCAGGTCGACGCCGATCTGAAGAAGGCAGTGGAAAGCGTGGCCCGGGGCCACGCCAGCCCGCGCGCCTTCTACGTCGACAAGCTGGCCGAAGGCATCGCCACCATCGGCGCGGCCTTCTATCCGAAGCCCGTGATCGTGCGCCTGTCGGACTTCAAGTCCAACGAGTACAAGAAGCTGATCGGTGGCTCGCGCTACGAGCCGGACGAGGAAAACCCGATGCTGGGTTTCCGTGGCGCCTCGCGCTACATCGCCGAAGATTTCGCCGAAGCGTTCGAGATGGAATGCAAGGCCATGAAGCGCGTGCGCGACGAAATGGGCCTGACCAACGTCGAGATCATGGTGCCCTTCGTGCGTACGCTGGGCCAGGCCGAGAAGGTCATCGAGCTGCTGGCCAAGCATGGCCTGAAGCGCGGCGAGAACGGCCTGCGCATCATCATGATGTGCGAAGTGCCGTCGAACGCCATCCTGGCCGAGGAATTCCTGCAGTTCTTCGACGGCTTCTCGATCGGTTCGAACGACCTGACCCAGCTCACCCTGGGCCTGGACCGCGACTCCGGCATGGAGCTGCTGGCCAAGGACTTCGACGAGCGTGATCCGGCCGTGCGCTTCATGCTGTCGCGCGCCATCTCGACCGCGCTGCGCCTGGACAAGTACGTCGGCATCTGCGGCCAGGGTCCTTCCGACCACCCCGACTTCGCTGCCTGGCTGGCCAAGGAAGGCATCAAGTCGATCTCGCTGAACCCGGACTCGGTGGTCGATACCTGGCAACAGCTGGCATCCTGA
- a CDS encoding NfeD family protein has product MTSEYAWFVAAGLLVIAELASGTFYLLMVAIGLLVGGLGGLAGLEPGAQAVLSAVVAVAGIAVLRRTRFGRPKRRTPGSDPNANLDIGQELDVAAWDRYGLSRAPYRGADWSVRLAPGHAAVPGRFRIIEVDGTTLVVVPAAASGGSAGAAA; this is encoded by the coding sequence ATGACGAGCGAGTACGCGTGGTTCGTGGCTGCCGGCCTGCTGGTGATCGCCGAGCTGGCCAGCGGGACCTTCTACCTGCTGATGGTCGCGATCGGCCTGCTGGTGGGCGGGCTCGGCGGACTGGCCGGCCTCGAGCCCGGCGCACAGGCGGTGCTCAGTGCGGTGGTGGCGGTCGCCGGCATCGCCGTGCTGCGGCGCACCCGTTTCGGGCGGCCCAAGCGGCGCACCCCGGGCAGCGATCCCAATGCCAACCTCGACATCGGCCAGGAACTCGACGTGGCCGCCTGGGACCGCTATGGCCTGTCGCGCGCGCCCTACCGGGGCGCGGACTGGTCGGTCCGCCTGGCGCCCGGCCACGCGGCCGTGCCGGGACGCTTCCGCATCATCGAGGTGGACGGCACCACGCTGGTGGTGGTGCCGGCTGCTGCATCAGGCGGATCCGCAGGTGCAGCGGCCTAG
- a CDS encoding SPFH domain-containing protein, translating to MLDFQLGLLPLIILIIAVVLIAQAIKIVPQQHAWVLERLGRYHATLTPGLSIVVPFIDRVAYKHVLKEIPLDVPSQVCITKDNTQLQVDGVLYFQVTDPMKASYGSSNFVVAITQLSQTTLRSVIGKLELDKTFEEREFINHSVVNALDEAASNWGVKVLRYEIKDLTPPKEILHAMQAQITAEREKRALIAASEGKRQEQINLAAGAREAAIQKSEGERQAAINKAQGEAAAILAVAEANAQAIEKIGRAIRTEGGMEAVNLKVAEEYVGAFGNLAKQGNTLIVPGNLGEMSGMIASALQIVKGQQKGGAVANP from the coding sequence ATGCTCGATTTCCAGCTCGGCCTGCTGCCCCTGATCATCCTCATCATCGCCGTCGTGCTGATCGCGCAGGCGATCAAGATCGTGCCGCAGCAGCATGCCTGGGTGCTGGAACGGCTCGGGCGCTACCACGCTACGCTGACGCCGGGCCTGTCCATCGTGGTACCGTTCATCGACCGCGTGGCCTACAAGCATGTGCTGAAGGAAATCCCGCTGGACGTGCCCAGCCAGGTCTGCATCACCAAGGACAACACCCAGCTGCAGGTCGACGGGGTGCTGTACTTCCAGGTCACCGATCCGATGAAGGCCTCCTACGGCTCCAGCAACTTCGTGGTCGCCATCACCCAGCTGTCGCAGACCACGCTGCGCTCGGTGATCGGCAAGCTGGAGCTGGACAAGACCTTCGAGGAACGCGAGTTCATCAACCACAGCGTGGTCAACGCGCTCGACGAGGCGGCCTCCAACTGGGGCGTCAAGGTGCTGCGCTACGAGATCAAGGACCTGACGCCGCCCAAGGAGATCCTGCATGCCATGCAGGCGCAGATCACCGCCGAGCGCGAGAAGCGCGCCCTGATCGCGGCCTCGGAAGGCAAGCGGCAGGAACAGATCAACCTGGCCGCCGGCGCGCGCGAGGCCGCCATCCAGAAGTCCGAAGGCGAGCGGCAGGCAGCCATCAACAAGGCGCAGGGCGAGGCCGCGGCCATCCTGGCGGTGGCCGAAGCCAACGCCCAGGCGATCGAGAAGATCGGCCGCGCGATCCGCACCGAAGGCGGCATGGAGGCGGTCAACCTGAAGGTGGCGGAGGAGTACGTAGGCGCCTTCGGCAACCTGGCCAAGCAGGGCAATACCCTGATCGTGCCGGGCAACCTGGGCGAGATGAGCGGGATGATCGCCTCGGCGCTGCAGATCGTGAAGGGGCAGCAGAAGGGTGGTGCGGTAGCGAATCCGTGA
- a CDS encoding MGDG synthase family glycosyltransferase, with the protein MKKILLLSVSAGAGHMRAAEAIRACADTHPAGIEATHLDVMDFVSAGFRKLYTDLYIKLVSNQPALWGYLYQKTDAAAPGALSQKIRRAVERLSCRPLLAEIKRQRPDAIICTHFLPAELLSRELRKGRLAVPVWVQVTDFDLHSMWIVPNMRGYFAGNEEVAWRMRESGLAEAAVHVSGIPIMPAFSEPLDRAVCAAEFGIDPRCKTFLMMSGGAGLGDLDVLAERLLAMDGDFQLIALAGKNQAMLTALQRVAQRYPGRLFPQGFTHQVERLMACADLVITKPGGLTTSECLAMQLPMIINSPIPGQEERNADFLLEHGVALKAIDDAALEYRIRALLKEPDRLTAMHHRIAPLGRPHAAQFVLNRVLDIGP; encoded by the coding sequence ATGAAGAAGATCCTGCTCTTAAGCGTCAGCGCCGGCGCTGGCCACATGCGCGCGGCCGAAGCCATTCGCGCATGCGCTGATACGCACCCTGCCGGCATCGAAGCTACACATCTCGACGTGATGGACTTTGTGTCGGCAGGCTTTCGCAAGCTCTACACCGACCTCTACATCAAACTCGTCAGCAACCAGCCGGCGCTATGGGGCTACCTGTACCAGAAGACCGATGCGGCGGCGCCCGGCGCCCTCTCCCAGAAGATCCGCCGTGCCGTGGAGCGGCTGAGCTGTCGCCCGTTGCTGGCCGAGATCAAGCGCCAGCGCCCGGATGCCATCATCTGCACGCACTTCCTGCCCGCGGAGCTGCTTTCCCGCGAGTTGCGCAAGGGGCGCCTGGCTGTGCCGGTCTGGGTGCAGGTGACCGATTTCGATCTGCACAGCATGTGGATCGTGCCGAACATGCGGGGCTATTTTGCCGGCAATGAAGAGGTCGCCTGGCGCATGCGCGAAAGCGGCCTGGCAGAGGCCGCCGTTCACGTCAGCGGAATCCCCATCATGCCGGCGTTCAGCGAACCGCTCGACCGCGCCGTCTGTGCCGCAGAGTTCGGTATCGATCCACGGTGCAAGACCTTCCTGATGATGTCCGGTGGCGCGGGGCTGGGCGATCTGGATGTGTTGGCCGAGCGGCTGTTGGCAATGGACGGCGACTTTCAGCTCATCGCACTGGCGGGCAAGAACCAGGCGATGCTGACAGCCCTCCAGCGCGTTGCGCAGCGCTATCCGGGCAGGCTCTTCCCACAAGGTTTCACCCATCAGGTGGAACGTCTGATGGCATGCGCCGATCTGGTCATCACCAAGCCTGGTGGCCTGACCACCTCCGAATGCCTGGCAATGCAGTTGCCGATGATCATCAATTCACCTATCCCCGGCCAGGAAGAGCGCAATGCCGATTTCCTGCTGGAACACGGCGTCGCGCTCAAGGCCATCGACGACGCCGCGCTCGAGTACCGCATTCGCGCACTGCTGAAAGAGCCGGATCGCCTTACGGCGATGCACCACAGGATCGCGCCCCTTGGCCGGCCGCACGCCGCGCAGTTCGTGCTGAACCGCGTGCTGGATATCGGGCCATGA
- a CDS encoding pentapeptide repeat-containing protein, which translates to MTAKNIDRMPHEFAMLTDPELRRRTLGDQPLKISGADFITLEAFYEATWENVHFYNCIFYGMTRLKLLRNCVFERCQFPGSNFQASDFEDELFLRSDTLNKAYLMAGKTSENVRFVACDFGRKNSDINQYGAIYFPNVSFERCTGQYMVVAGDGMSG; encoded by the coding sequence ATGACCGCCAAGAACATCGACCGGATGCCGCATGAATTTGCCATGCTCACCGACCCCGAGCTTCGTAGAAGGACGCTGGGCGATCAGCCGCTCAAGATCAGCGGGGCGGACTTCATCACGCTCGAAGCGTTCTATGAAGCCACCTGGGAGAACGTGCATTTCTACAATTGCATCTTCTACGGAATGACACGGCTGAAGCTGCTTAGGAATTGCGTCTTCGAGCGATGCCAGTTCCCGGGATCCAACTTCCAAGCCTCTGACTTCGAGGATGAGCTATTCCTGCGCAGTGACACTCTCAACAAGGCGTACCTGATGGCAGGGAAAACCAGCGAGAACGTCCGCTTTGTGGCGTGCGATTTTGGCCGAAAAAATTCCGATATCAATCAATATGGGGCAATCTACTTTCCGAATGTCTCTTTCGAACGTTGCACCGGTCAGTACATGGTTGTCGCCGGCGACGGTATGAGCGGATAA
- a CDS encoding metallophosphoesterase — protein sequence MTTPELTAAERVRIARTSVTHERKLEGCVDCEEKAPIRAIILSPSLGTPLVLPPKQTRCSLFIAAEAMAEQYFGVGKPVQPVEYYGRKIIKAKYGPVFVDRHLRLYPIQGKGTAAEPKDTMLFRDGKAASRAMEVVNVWQVGRFHGGLMVDHRGEPVAIIRPETVRLYKDMTHVYEIDIDLATLPDKPDLTLMHTFAWMVPVPSRYAQRPEVKGVQAWEYQDQVILDFLDAQAKSEQQNGQNHVPRFYEYDVDKATAFALPPLKADTVHRLTAWHPVIQKPIATLKLGHLSDVHVNVRHLALQKSPACLIETTDGTPVPGTPPTPRASHLCNSFLALRDLIEQFGKAGRADALVITGDLIDFNRNIVPAETGSTIAEQWNAFNVLNQIRNGKLYQRGADDMLLYSLLRHAYRDLKLPVFLTTGNHEAYAVPYGVSPRTNPWVATAGALEQVGALKGTHGPRAIDPAKIEDLGKVASAGAGILGGILGGPLGGLAGRELGKHGSSKAADKAAEIYQDFDRASDWAEAKANAGIAADHNLTLYEICLAYGPTYAQVLTAKNFTPANFDWFFTLITPLSDWRLDYGPRQTLLGLDWGSGENYLNPLGGIDKLPEVDDKIRWVAEHLPSRADKQGLGILPRATQSLSEEQKFLLQGGRRRKRDIGASLTVFSHFTIVNYDGAIELSKQGRQIEPQQSPNALKTMRFEDNAGGWNLNNMGTCERNVDWYFHTCVAGHDQPNHDKVDYHLSGHSHRAGVYTVGLQHGGKLVQVRSAFDPGLSATQSTNKHGGPTKLIVSSSGGPLGTQNLNGELKQWLLTAPSGTLLNEADATPIRQVRTEAGNGKPRLAVALDYLHVDKVETPLVWVPPANGPLPPTSWTMQVGPLTDALQCIDKVRFWVFTASPTGEGGDWSKVDALLKPATDWRAQPRPGSYVMAAPLQPLLVRFNPSTCRMFCEVLLKEPTWPKGAEKLKGMFDVASSWVFPVDYQHGLIARRLGEQGEVPDWDWLSLTLNPSRYPAKGKTTKVNRE from the coding sequence ATGACCACTCCCGAACTCACCGCCGCCGAGAGGGTGCGCATCGCCCGCACCAGTGTCACGCATGAGCGGAAGCTCGAAGGGTGTGTGGACTGCGAGGAAAAAGCGCCTATCCGTGCCATCATCCTCAGTCCCAGTCTGGGTACGCCCTTGGTCCTGCCGCCCAAGCAGACCCGGTGCAGCCTCTTTATCGCGGCTGAGGCCATGGCAGAGCAGTACTTCGGCGTGGGCAAGCCCGTGCAGCCCGTTGAGTACTACGGCCGCAAGATCATCAAGGCCAAGTACGGCCCCGTCTTCGTGGACCGCCATCTGCGCCTGTACCCGATCCAGGGCAAAGGGACTGCGGCCGAGCCCAAGGACACCATGCTGTTTCGGGACGGCAAGGCCGCCTCTCGCGCCATGGAGGTGGTCAACGTCTGGCAGGTCGGACGGTTTCATGGCGGGCTGATGGTCGATCACCGTGGCGAGCCGGTGGCCATCATCCGCCCGGAGACAGTCAGGCTGTACAAGGACATGACGCATGTCTACGAGATTGACATCGATCTCGCGACGTTGCCCGACAAGCCCGACCTCACCCTCATGCATACCTTCGCGTGGATGGTCCCGGTGCCGTCCAGGTATGCGCAACGTCCGGAGGTCAAGGGCGTACAGGCCTGGGAGTACCAGGATCAGGTGATTCTGGATTTCCTCGACGCGCAGGCGAAATCCGAGCAACAGAATGGTCAGAACCACGTGCCGCGCTTCTACGAATACGATGTGGACAAGGCCACGGCATTCGCTTTGCCGCCGCTGAAGGCCGATACCGTACACCGCCTGACGGCGTGGCATCCGGTCATCCAGAAGCCGATCGCTACCTTGAAGCTCGGACACCTGTCGGATGTCCACGTCAACGTTCGCCACCTGGCCCTGCAGAAGTCTCCGGCGTGCCTGATCGAAACTACCGATGGCACGCCAGTGCCGGGGACGCCTCCGACTCCACGCGCTTCCCATCTGTGCAATAGTTTCCTGGCGCTGCGTGATCTGATCGAACAGTTCGGCAAGGCAGGCCGCGCCGACGCCCTGGTGATCACCGGCGATCTGATCGACTTCAACCGCAACATTGTGCCGGCGGAAACTGGCAGTACCATTGCCGAGCAGTGGAACGCCTTCAACGTCCTCAACCAGATCCGCAATGGGAAACTCTACCAGCGCGGCGCGGATGACATGCTGCTCTATTCGCTGCTGCGCCATGCCTATCGGGACCTGAAGCTGCCGGTGTTCCTGACGACCGGCAACCATGAGGCCTACGCGGTGCCGTACGGAGTATCGCCACGCACCAACCCGTGGGTCGCGACGGCCGGCGCGCTGGAGCAAGTCGGGGCGCTCAAGGGCACGCACGGGCCGCGAGCGATCGACCCCGCCAAGATCGAGGATCTCGGCAAAGTGGCCAGCGCCGGGGCCGGGATCCTCGGCGGGATCCTCGGCGGACCTCTCGGTGGTCTCGCCGGCCGTGAGTTGGGCAAGCACGGCAGCAGCAAGGCGGCGGACAAAGCCGCCGAAATCTACCAGGACTTCGATCGCGCCAGCGATTGGGCCGAGGCCAAGGCGAACGCCGGGATCGCGGCGGACCACAACCTCACCCTCTACGAAATCTGCCTGGCGTATGGCCCCACCTATGCGCAGGTCCTCACGGCAAAGAACTTTACGCCCGCGAACTTCGATTGGTTCTTCACCCTCATCACGCCCCTCTCGGACTGGCGCCTGGATTACGGGCCAAGACAGACGCTGCTCGGCCTGGACTGGGGCAGTGGCGAAAACTATCTCAATCCCCTGGGAGGCATCGACAAGCTCCCCGAGGTTGACGACAAGATCCGCTGGGTAGCTGAACATCTGCCCAGTCGAGCCGACAAACAGGGGCTCGGTATCCTCCCCCGGGCAACGCAATCCCTCTCAGAAGAACAGAAATTCCTGCTGCAAGGCGGGCGCCGCCGCAAGCGCGACATCGGCGCCAGCCTGACCGTGTTCTCGCACTTCACCATCGTCAACTATGACGGCGCGATTGAACTCTCAAAGCAAGGCCGCCAGATCGAACCCCAGCAGAGCCCCAATGCTCTGAAGACGATGCGCTTCGAGGACAACGCCGGGGGCTGGAACCTGAATAATATGGGAACCTGCGAGCGCAATGTCGACTGGTATTTCCACACCTGCGTGGCGGGTCATGACCAGCCCAACCATGACAAGGTGGACTATCACCTGAGCGGGCACTCCCATCGCGCCGGGGTGTACACGGTGGGACTGCAACATGGTGGAAAGCTGGTTCAGGTGCGCAGCGCCTTCGACCCCGGACTGTCCGCCACGCAGAGTACCAACAAGCACGGCGGCCCCACCAAGCTGATCGTGAGTTCGTCGGGTGGCCCGCTTGGCACGCAGAACCTGAACGGCGAACTGAAGCAATGGTTGCTGACGGCACCGTCCGGCACGCTGCTCAACGAAGCCGACGCCACGCCCATCCGCCAGGTCAGGACCGAGGCGGGCAACGGCAAGCCGCGCCTGGCGGTGGCGCTCGATTATCTGCACGTCGACAAGGTGGAGACGCCGCTGGTGTGGGTGCCACCCGCCAACGGCCCGCTGCCGCCCACCTCCTGGACCATGCAGGTTGGCCCGCTGACCGATGCGCTGCAATGTATCGACAAGGTGAGATTCTGGGTCTTCACAGCCAGCCCAACCGGTGAAGGAGGCGACTGGAGCAAAGTTGATGCCCTGCTCAAGCCAGCAACGGACTGGCGAGCACAGCCCCGTCCGGGTAGCTATGTCATGGCCGCCCCTCTTCAACCGCTGCTGGTGCGCTTCAACCCCTCGACGTGCCGCATGTTCTGCGAGGTCTTACTGAAGGAGCCGACCTGGCCCAAGGGCGCGGAGAAGCTCAAGGGCATGTTCGATGTGGCGAGTTCCTGGGTGTTTCCCGTTGACTATCAGCATGGGCTGATTGCCCGGCGGCTGGGGGAACAGGGGGAGGTGCCGGATTGGGATTGGCTGAGTCTGACTCTCAATCCAAGTCGCTACCCAGCGAAGGGGAAAACAACAAAGGTGAATCGAGAATGA
- a CDS encoding DUF4123 domain-containing protein: MNSSIHVDTDWRQPPLRETFRRALLADLQRWLAQTGPTPGYALVDAGQLHFTEVQLVSLLQEHALPFEPILRQTPEAELETVGPYLVELNGANPAALETITGLMAYGWVVSFLSSPLPTFKLHTHLRSCLNGVLEDGTSVQLRYYDPRILPVLLRSAPDSIRSPLIGPIETIAFWDRELHWHAIEGPNQATFQPEHASFTLPNALMQAFGQSGQADLALSWILADETRSEQLDSLAPHLQYQLAADLVSRARNYGLDSQSSIRLFCSIGLNACFTFDQAAPAMAQALASPLHAESRFLAAVDGIPDGDWHVLALLGGQQLKAMRKRFADDLTSRIAS, translated from the coding sequence ATGAACTCCAGCATCCACGTGGACACCGATTGGCGGCAGCCCCCGCTGCGCGAGACGTTCCGAAGAGCGCTTCTCGCCGATTTGCAGCGCTGGCTGGCGCAGACCGGGCCGACCCCAGGGTATGCGCTGGTCGACGCAGGGCAATTGCACTTCACGGAAGTTCAACTGGTTTCGCTCCTGCAGGAGCACGCCCTCCCCTTCGAGCCGATCCTGCGCCAAACACCGGAGGCGGAACTGGAAACCGTCGGGCCCTACCTCGTCGAACTGAACGGTGCAAATCCCGCAGCTCTCGAAACCATCACGGGGCTGATGGCGTACGGGTGGGTCGTCAGTTTTCTCAGCAGCCCACTGCCAACCTTCAAGCTGCACACCCATTTGCGCAGTTGCCTGAATGGCGTGCTCGAAGACGGTACGAGCGTTCAGCTCCGCTACTACGATCCGCGAATTCTGCCGGTGCTTCTGCGCTCCGCCCCGGACTCCATTCGCTCCCCGCTGATTGGCCCGATCGAAACCATCGCCTTCTGGGACCGCGAACTGCACTGGCATGCCATCGAGGGCCCGAACCAAGCAACGTTCCAGCCGGAGCACGCGAGCTTCACCTTGCCAAACGCCCTCATGCAGGCATTTGGCCAATCAGGCCAGGCGGACCTCGCCCTCAGCTGGATCCTCGCCGACGAGACGCGATCGGAACAGCTCGATTCACTGGCGCCCCATTTGCAATACCAGCTCGCTGCCGATCTTGTCAGCCGCGCGCGCAACTACGGTCTCGACTCCCAGTCCAGCATCCGCCTGTTCTGCTCCATCGGGCTCAATGCCTGCTTTACCTTCGACCAGGCCGCGCCTGCCATGGCGCAAGCGCTGGCATCACCGCTCCATGCCGAGTCACGATTCCTAGCTGCCGTGGATGGGATACCCGATGGGGATTGGCATGTCTTGGCGTTGCTTGGAGGGCAGCAACTGAAAGCCATGCGCAAGCGCTTTGCCGACGACCTGACATCGAGAATTGCATCATGA